In Thauera aromatica K172, one DNA window encodes the following:
- a CDS encoding UDP-glucose 4-epimerase family protein, protein MSTSLLVTGASGFIGRPLLRRLQAEGRQAVGTARRPPPGSGLQPGPALGPDADWRGLLGGREVVVHAAARVHVMNDGAADPLAEFRRVNVDGTLQLARQAARAGVRRFIFISSVKVNGECSPPGRPFCAHDRPAPGDPYALSKHEAEQGLLTLSASTGMDVTVIRPPLVHGPGVKANLQTLMRWLARGLPLPLGAIRHNRRSLVGVDNLVDLITTCIDHPAAANRTFMVSDGEDLSTTALLLRLAAAMAVPARLLPVPPWLLALGGTLSGRQAMVRRLCSNLQVDIAPTCAALGWTPPIGVDEGLRRMAAGAGGE, encoded by the coding sequence ATGAGCACCTCACTTCTGGTCACCGGCGCGAGCGGCTTCATCGGGCGCCCCCTCCTGCGCCGGCTGCAGGCGGAGGGCCGGCAGGCGGTGGGCACCGCCCGCCGGCCGCCGCCGGGCAGCGGGCTGCAGCCCGGCCCCGCCCTCGGCCCCGACGCCGACTGGCGCGGGCTGCTTGGCGGGCGCGAGGTGGTCGTCCATGCCGCGGCGCGCGTCCACGTCATGAACGACGGCGCCGCCGATCCGCTCGCCGAGTTCCGCCGCGTCAACGTCGACGGCACCCTGCAACTGGCCCGGCAGGCGGCCCGCGCGGGCGTGCGGCGCTTCATCTTCATCAGCTCGGTCAAGGTCAATGGCGAATGCTCGCCACCGGGCCGCCCCTTTTGCGCGCACGACCGCCCCGCGCCCGGCGACCCCTACGCCCTCTCCAAGCACGAGGCCGAACAGGGCCTGCTCACCCTGTCCGCCAGCACCGGCATGGACGTCACCGTCATCCGTCCGCCGCTGGTCCACGGCCCCGGCGTCAAGGCCAACCTGCAGACCCTGATGCGCTGGCTCGCGCGCGGCCTGCCCCTGCCGCTCGGCGCCATCCGGCACAACCGGCGCTCGCTGGTGGGGGTGGACAACCTGGTGGACCTGATCACGACCTGCATCGACCACCCCGCCGCCGCGAACCGGACCTTCATGGTTTCCGACGGCGAGGACCTGTCCACGACCGCGCTGTTGCTGCGTCTGGCCGCGGCGATGGCCGTGCCGGCCCGGCTGCTGCCGGTACCGCCGTGGCTGCTGGCGCTGGGCGGGACGCTGAGCGGACGGCAGGCGATGGTCCGGCGTCTGTGCAGCAACCTGCAGGTAGACATCGCGCCGACCTGCGCAGCGCTCGGCTGGACCCCGCCCATCGGCGTCGATGAAGGCCTGCGGCGTATGGCCGCCGGCGCCGGAGGAGAATGA
- a CDS encoding carbamoyltransferase family protein, which translates to MSLTILGLSGALTHDPSAALYLDGRLVAAAEEERFVRDKHAKNRMPYEAAKFCLEFAGIRPGDVDIVAIPFAPIGITEKARWHYAKRYWYAPDRGLDAILLGNRRFHRYKKRIEWCLAQLGFDLRKVRIEPVEHHLAHASSAYHCSGFTEKTAIMGIDGKGEYATTFFGWGENGRIHKIKEFYDPDSLGGLYGAITEYLGFEMLDGEYKVMGMAPYGDPSRYDFSRLAKFEHGELVINTDYANVIGLRRYKEQGKGYYFSPKLIDWLGPMRHGDIADDPYIHYAASMQKLFEDLALQMMDHYLGDILRETGRLAFAGGGALNVKLNQKIIARPEVKELFVQPASGDSGTAVGAASYVSVQRGVAVEKMEHVYLGPRYTNEDVIAACARHPARPQWQVLEDGDVAVPQRIARILADGHPVAWFQGRMEFGPRALGGRSILGCPSAPGVADRINEQIKFRERWRPFCPSMLDTVGPQMLQTDHPAPFMTFTFEVAEEWKTRVPEVVHEDGTSRAQVLRREFNPRYYDLMKELETLTGNGVVLNTSLNRRGEPMICSPTDALNMFFGSDLQYLVMEDVLVVKEG; encoded by the coding sequence TTGTCCCTCACCATCCTCGGCCTTTCCGGCGCGCTCACCCACGATCCTTCCGCCGCCCTCTACCTCGACGGCCGGCTCGTCGCCGCGGCGGAAGAGGAGCGCTTCGTCCGCGACAAGCACGCCAAGAACCGCATGCCTTACGAGGCGGCGAAGTTCTGCCTCGAGTTCGCCGGCATCCGGCCCGGGGACGTCGACATCGTCGCCATCCCCTTCGCCCCGATCGGCATCACCGAAAAGGCGCGCTGGCACTACGCGAAGCGCTACTGGTACGCCCCCGACCGCGGGCTGGATGCGATCCTGCTGGGCAACCGCCGCTTCCACCGCTACAAGAAGCGCATCGAATGGTGCCTGGCGCAGCTCGGCTTCGACCTCAGGAAGGTGCGCATCGAGCCGGTTGAACACCACCTCGCCCATGCTTCCAGCGCCTACCACTGCTCGGGCTTCACCGAGAAGACGGCGATCATGGGCATCGACGGCAAGGGTGAGTACGCCACCACCTTCTTCGGCTGGGGCGAGAACGGCCGCATCCACAAGATCAAGGAGTTCTACGACCCCGATTCGCTCGGTGGGCTGTACGGCGCGATCACCGAGTACCTCGGCTTCGAGATGCTCGACGGCGAATACAAGGTGATGGGCATGGCGCCCTATGGCGACCCCAGCCGCTACGACTTCTCGCGCCTGGCGAAATTCGAGCACGGCGAGCTCGTCATCAACACCGACTACGCCAACGTGATCGGCTTGCGGCGCTACAAGGAACAGGGCAAGGGCTACTACTTCTCGCCCAAGCTGATCGACTGGCTGGGGCCGATGCGCCACGGCGACATCGCCGACGACCCCTACATCCACTACGCGGCGAGCATGCAGAAGCTGTTCGAGGATCTCGCCCTGCAGATGATGGACCACTACCTCGGCGACATCCTGCGCGAGACCGGACGGCTCGCCTTCGCCGGCGGCGGCGCGCTCAACGTCAAGCTCAACCAGAAGATCATCGCCCGCCCGGAAGTGAAGGAGCTGTTCGTGCAGCCGGCCTCGGGCGATTCCGGCACCGCGGTGGGGGCGGCGTCCTACGTCTCGGTGCAGCGCGGCGTGGCGGTGGAGAAGATGGAACACGTCTATCTCGGGCCGCGCTACACCAATGAGGACGTCATCGCCGCCTGCGCCAGGCACCCGGCGCGGCCGCAGTGGCAGGTGCTCGAGGACGGCGACGTCGCGGTGCCGCAGCGCATCGCCCGGATCCTCGCCGACGGCCACCCGGTGGCCTGGTTCCAGGGCCGCATGGAGTTCGGCCCGCGCGCGCTCGGCGGCCGCTCCATCCTCGGCTGCCCGAGCGCGCCCGGGGTGGCCGACCGGATCAACGAGCAGATCAAGTTCCGCGAGCGCTGGCGCCCGTTCTGCCCCAGCATGCTCGACACCGTCGGCCCGCAGATGCTGCAGACCGACCATCCGGCGCCGTTCATGACCTTCACTTTCGAGGTCGCGGAAGAGTGGAAGACGCGCGTGCCCGAAGTAGTGCACGAGGACGGCACTTCGCGCGCCCAGGTACTGCGGCGCGAATTCAACCCGCGCTATTACGACCTGATGAAGGAGCTGGAAACGCTCACCGGCAATGGCGTGGTGCTCAACACTTCGCTCAACCGCCGCGGCGAGCCGATGATCTGCTCGCCGACCGACGCGCTTAACATGTTCTTCGGCTCGGACCTGCAGTATCTGGTGATGGAAGATGTGCTGGTGGTGAAGGAGGGCTGA
- a CDS encoding acyltransferase family protein, whose translation MSLHPTYRPDIDGLRAVAIVPVILFHYGLSGFEGGYVGVDVFFVISGYLITSILHREMRMGVFSFAAFYERRIRRLLPAFAVVTGASFLAGCIWFLPADLEALSSSLVAAWFFAANLYFWKKTDYFDAEAIDKPLLHTWSLAVEEQFYIVFPCLLLAALRWFPAHLRTIIAGCALLSLLAAAAVVRHAPEAAFYLPHLRAWELLAGALLALRVIPPPQTAALRDALATAGLALIGLAVFTFDAATLFPGLSAVIPVLGTAMVITAGSAGGARCNHILGARPLVLTGLLSYSLYLWHWPLFVFAHYRLGRAPAGLELLWLAALTLVLAVLSWRYVERPLRGKSRRLTRRTLFRATALTVGLASLAGIGVRLSGGLPMRLPAAVVATAAIAEEPIPFREACSGLGLDAIRDGGLCTLGKNGAPGFLLWGDSHALSLAPAVDHAASQEGLGGRFAGKSACPPLLGTLEFKRSKTSCTGFNHAVLEYIDREPSLRTVFLVARWSYYLSIAQSDEDRRRFADALEALVERLHARGIRVVVVEQVPEMPGSIPSLAARAAWFGWPPADDLPAAEYRRQQGALRAMLGIADVSVTPSGFELLDPGHAFCDDDRCRALRAGKPLYRDAHHLSQEGAALLIPLFQHSLASDKGGT comes from the coding sequence TTGAGCCTTCATCCCACCTACCGACCTGATATCGACGGCCTGCGGGCGGTCGCGATCGTTCCCGTCATCCTGTTCCATTACGGGCTTTCCGGATTCGAGGGCGGTTACGTCGGCGTCGATGTGTTCTTCGTCATTTCCGGGTATCTGATCACGTCGATCCTCCACCGCGAGATGAGGATGGGCGTATTTTCCTTCGCCGCCTTCTACGAGCGCCGGATCCGGCGCCTGCTGCCGGCATTCGCGGTGGTCACCGGGGCGAGCTTCCTCGCCGGCTGCATCTGGTTCCTGCCGGCCGATCTGGAAGCGCTCTCATCCAGCCTGGTCGCAGCATGGTTCTTCGCTGCCAACCTGTATTTCTGGAAGAAAACCGACTATTTCGATGCCGAAGCGATCGACAAACCCCTTCTTCATACCTGGTCGCTGGCCGTAGAAGAACAGTTCTACATCGTCTTTCCCTGCCTGCTGCTGGCGGCGCTGCGCTGGTTTCCCGCCCATCTCCGAACAATCATCGCCGGCTGCGCACTGCTCTCCCTGCTGGCGGCGGCAGCGGTCGTCCGACATGCGCCGGAGGCCGCCTTCTATCTGCCGCATCTGCGCGCATGGGAGCTGCTCGCCGGTGCCCTGCTGGCGCTTCGGGTGATCCCCCCGCCGCAGACCGCCGCCCTGCGCGATGCGCTGGCGACCGCCGGCCTGGCACTGATCGGCCTTGCCGTGTTCACCTTCGACGCGGCCACCCTGTTCCCCGGACTCAGCGCGGTGATTCCGGTCCTCGGCACGGCGATGGTCATCACCGCCGGCAGCGCTGGTGGAGCGCGGTGCAACCACATCCTCGGCGCAAGGCCGCTCGTTCTCACCGGCCTGCTGTCGTATTCGCTCTATCTCTGGCACTGGCCGCTCTTCGTTTTCGCCCACTATCGTCTCGGACGCGCCCCGGCGGGGCTCGAACTGCTGTGGCTGGCCGCCCTCACCCTGGTGCTGGCGGTGCTTTCGTGGCGTTACGTCGAGCGCCCGCTGAGAGGGAAAAGCCGCCGACTGACGCGCCGCACCCTGTTCCGCGCCACCGCACTGACCGTCGGCCTCGCCAGCCTGGCGGGAATCGGTGTGCGCCTGAGCGGCGGCCTGCCCATGCGCCTTCCCGCAGCCGTAGTGGCGACCGCAGCCATCGCCGAAGAGCCGATCCCTTTTCGCGAAGCCTGTTCAGGCCTCGGACTCGACGCCATCCGCGACGGCGGTCTATGCACGTTGGGCAAAAACGGCGCGCCCGGATTCCTCCTCTGGGGAGATTCCCATGCGCTATCGCTGGCCCCCGCCGTCGACCATGCGGCCTCGCAGGAAGGGCTCGGCGGGCGCTTTGCGGGAAAATCCGCCTGCCCGCCGCTGCTCGGCACGCTCGAGTTCAAGCGTTCAAAAACGAGCTGCACCGGATTCAATCACGCGGTGCTCGAGTACATCGACCGCGAGCCGTCGCTGCGCACGGTGTTCCTCGTCGCCCGCTGGTCGTACTACCTCTCCATTGCGCAATCCGACGAGGACCGGCGGCGCTTTGCCGATGCCCTCGAAGCGCTGGTGGAGCGGCTTCACGCACGCGGCATCCGCGTGGTGGTGGTCGAGCAGGTCCCCGAAATGCCGGGCAGCATTCCCTCCCTGGCCGCGCGCGCGGCGTGGTTCGGCTGGCCTCCGGCGGACGACCTTCCCGCCGCCGAGTACCGCCGCCAGCAAGGGGCGCTGCGGGCGATGCTCGGCATCGCCGACGTTTCCGTGACCCCCTCCGGTTTCGAACTGCTCGACCCGGGCCACGCATTTTGCGACGATGACCGCTGCCGCGCCCTCCGCGCCGGCAAGCCGCTGTATCGCGATGCGCACCATCTCTCGCAAGAAGGTGCTGCCCTGCTGATCCCGCTGTTTCAACACTCCCTCGCCTCGGACAAAGGCGGCACATGA
- a CDS encoding polysaccharide pyruvyl transferase family protein: MKPLRLYWSSSKPNFGDALSPLICARVSGRQIVHAEVGRCDLVALGSLLQRVKEHFWTRRITVWGTGFIEPVPPHRSRHRYCAVRGKLTASIVRAGDGVALGDPGLLASMLVDDEAGREATKRYRCLVIPHYKDRAHPALGELLRQRPDVEVADVFEPALDLLRKIRAADVVLSSAMHGLIAADSLGVPNAWLKLSDNVRGGDFKFRDYYSVFGIAPAPLVPGAELSRSLEQVRETYARPGLEQIKAALLDSFPRDL; the protein is encoded by the coding sequence GTGAAGCCGCTGCGGCTGTACTGGTCGAGCTCCAAGCCGAATTTCGGCGACGCGCTCTCACCGCTGATCTGCGCGCGCGTGTCCGGCCGCCAGATCGTCCATGCGGAAGTCGGCCGATGCGATCTCGTCGCCCTCGGCAGCCTGCTGCAGCGCGTCAAGGAGCATTTCTGGACGCGCCGCATCACGGTGTGGGGAACCGGATTCATCGAGCCCGTGCCGCCGCATCGGAGCCGGCATCGCTATTGCGCCGTGCGCGGAAAGCTGACCGCATCGATCGTGCGCGCCGGCGACGGGGTCGCGCTCGGCGATCCGGGCTTGCTCGCCTCCATGCTGGTGGACGACGAGGCGGGCCGGGAGGCGACGAAGCGCTATCGTTGCCTGGTGATCCCGCACTACAAGGACCGGGCGCATCCGGCGCTCGGAGAGCTGCTTCGGCAACGGCCCGATGTGGAAGTCGCCGATGTGTTCGAGCCTGCGCTCGATCTGTTGCGCAAGATCCGGGCGGCCGATGTCGTCCTGTCTTCGGCGATGCATGGCCTGATCGCCGCCGACAGCCTGGGGGTGCCGAATGCCTGGCTGAAACTCTCCGACAATGTGCGCGGGGGCGACTTCAAGTTCCGTGATTACTACAGCGTGTTCGGCATCGCCCCCGCACCGCTGGTGCCGGGGGCCGAGCTTTCCCGCAGCCTCGAGCAGGTGCGCGAAACGTATGCCCGCCCCGGCCTGGAGCAGATCAAGGCCGCCTTGCTCGACAGCTTTCCGCGCGACCTTTGA